A stretch of the Malus domestica chromosome 08, GDT2T_hap1 genome encodes the following:
- the LOC103440169 gene encoding protease Do-like 10, mitochondrial, translated as MLGTSVHRLTRLSVSSIKLIASKATATARGTSICTSTSTRRAAATVEEVAAAAAASSSCSSEPVNSNGSFPYPSSAAAHVQRRRPRPRLGLGDGRNIQRRTTTDTDAIELALDSVVKIFTVTSSPNYFLPWQNKSQRETMGSGFVIRGKKILTNAHVVADHTFVLVRKHGSPTKYRAQVNAVGHECDLAILTVESQDFWEGMASLDLGDIPFLQQAVAVVGYPQGGDNISVTKGVVSRVEPTQYVHGATQLMAIQIDAAINPGNSGGPAIMGNKVAGVAFQNLSGAENIGYIIPVPVIKHFIAGVEESGKYVGFCSLGLSCQPIENVQLRNHFRMRPEMTGVLVNKINPLSDAYKVLKKDDIILVFDGVPVANDGTVHFRNRERITFDHLVSMKKPNETAIVRVLRDGEEYEFSIALQPLQPLVPVHQFDKLPSYYIFAGLVFVPLTQPYLHEYGEDWYNSSPRRLCESALREPPKRPGQQLVILSQVLMDDINAGYERLAELQVKKVNGVEVDNLKHLCLLVENCSEESVRFDLDDDRVIVLNRRLAKVATSKILKCHRIPSVMSDDLTIS; from the exons ATGCTGGGAACGTCCGTCCATAGACTCACCAGGCTCTCTGTTTCCTCTATAAAGTTAATAGCTAGTAAGGCAACCGCAACCGCAAGAGGGACTAGTATTTGTACTTCTACCAGTACCAGGAGAGCCGCAGCTACTGTTGAAGAAGTTGCGGCCGCCGCCGCTGCGTCTTCTTCTTGTTCCTCCGAGCCAGTTAACTCTAATGGGTCTTTCCCCTACCCCTCATCAGCTGCAGCGCACGTGCAACGACGACGCCCACGACCACGTTTAGGTCTAGGTGATGGGAGGAACATCCAGAGGAGGACCACGACGGATACTGATGCAATAGAGCTAGCATTGGATTCAGTGGTGAAGATCTTCACTGTGACGAGCAGCCCTAACTACTTCCTTCCTTGGCAGAACAAGTCCCAGCGAGAAACCATGGGCTCCG GGTTCGTAATCCGTGGGAAGAAAATTCTGACAAATGCTCATGTAGTGGCTGATCATACCTTTGTACTTGTAAGAAAGCATGGCTCTCCTACCAAGTACAGAGCCCAAGTTAACGCTGTTGgtcatgaatgtgatttagccATTTTGACCGTTGAAAGTCAAGACTTCTGGGAGGGTATGGCTTCCCTCGATCTAGGGGACATTCCTTTTCTGCAACAAGCCGTGGCTGTTGTTGGATATCCTCAAG GTGGTGATAACATTTCAGTTACCAAAGGTGTTGTTTCTAGGGTTGAACCCACTCAATATGTACACGGGGCAACCCAGCTCATGGCAATACAAATTGATGCTGCAATAAATCCAGGGAATAGTGGCGGTCCAGCAATCATGGGCAATAAAGTTGCTGGTGTGGCTTTCCAGAACCTTTCTGGTGCAGAGAATATTGG TTATATAATTCCTGTCCCAGTAATAAAGCATTTTATTGCTGGAGTGGAAGAAAGTGGCAAGTATGTTGGATTCTGCTCTCTGGGTTTGTCATGCCAACCCATTGAAAATGTTCAACTGAGGAACCACTTTCGGATGCGCCCTGAAATGACCGGGGTACTAGTGAACAAAATTAACCCACTCTCGGATGCCTATAAAGTCTTGAAGAAAGATGATATTATCCTTGTTTTTGATGGAGTGCCTGTAGCGAATGATGGAACAG TTCATTTTCGAAACAGAGAGCGGATAACATTTGACCATTTGGTTTCTATGAAGAAACCCAACGAAACAGCCATAGTTAGAGTTCTGAGGGACGGTGAAGAGTATGAATTCAGTATCGCCCTTCAACCT TTACAGCCATTAGTTCCAGTTCATCAGTTCGATAAGCTTCCTAGTTATTACATTTTTGCTGGTTTGGTCTTTGTTCCACTCACTCAGCCATACCTTCACGAGTATGGAGAAGACTGGTACAATTCTTCACCTCGACGATTGTGTGAGAGCGCATTGAGGGAACCACCAAAACGGCCTGGTCAACAGCTTGTCATCCTTTCTCAG GTCCTAATGGACGATATCAATGCAGGATATGAACGTCTTGCAGAGTTACAG GTTAAGAAGGTTAACGGAGTTGAAGTTGACAATTTGAAACATTTATGCCTACTTGTCGAAAACTGCAGCGAAGAGAGCGTGCGCTTTGATTTGGATGATGATAGGGTTATTGTGTTGAATCGTCGCTTAGCAAAAGTTGCAACTTCAAAGATTTTGAAGTGCCACCGAATACCCTCAGTAATGTCTGATGATCTTACCATCTCTTAG